In a single window of the Flavobacterium sp. W4I14 genome:
- a CDS encoding hypothetical protein (product_source=Hypo-rule applied; cath_funfam=1.10.10.10; superfamily=46785), protein MIDTAKIQRDFLKLSGTKENILPSHISLFTALVSCCQIQGQKIPFRVTRKELMRLSAIRSYNTYHKCIRELVDHGWIDYKPSYNTVIASQVSFNPYPPI, encoded by the coding sequence ATGATCGATACTGCAAAGATTCAACGCGATTTTCTAAAATTATCGGGAACCAAAGAAAATATTCTGCCAAGCCACATCAGTCTTTTTACAGCCTTGGTAAGCTGCTGTCAGATCCAAGGTCAGAAAATTCCTTTCAGGGTGACCCGCAAGGAACTGATGAGGTTATCTGCAATCCGTTCATATAATACCTATCACAAGTGTATCAGAGAGTTGGTTGATCATGGCTGGATCGATTACAAGCCAAGCTACAATACGGTGATTGCAAGTCAGGTGAGTTTTAATCCATATCCTCCAATATAG
- a CDS encoding hypothetical protein (product_source=Hypo-rule applied; cath_funfam=1.10.8.60; superfamily=46955), translated as MQLEILTEADLQKFKTELFDELKKMNVGGSAIFDQRKWLRSAEVRQLLNICAGTLQNLRINGTLPFKKVGSIFYYAYADISKLMEKEGGI; from the coding sequence ATGCAGTTAGAAATCTTAACGGAAGCAGATCTTCAGAAGTTCAAAACAGAGCTTTTCGATGAACTCAAAAAAATGAATGTTGGTGGTTCAGCTATTTTCGATCAGAGGAAGTGGTTGCGTAGTGCCGAGGTCCGGCAGTTATTGAACATCTGTGCAGGGACGCTACAGAACCTGCGTATAAATGGAACCCTGCCGTTCAAAAAGGTTGGAAGCATTTTCTATTATGCTTATGCTGACATCTCAAAACTGATGGAAAAAGAGGGAGGCATATGA
- a CDS encoding hypothetical protein (product_source=Hypo-rule applied; superfamily=52540): MKADFFKARKLFDFFPHPYDIGNLFGPWRRNADSHFLLKLYKLDAEEYPDYYVHHLSHTLENNIAPEKEFYRQLWDLLENRIGHFKNKNPHSSNHDRDLDRIEKLKQFQKFLLGIDRWNARPAPLVIEEKDKVIQQYINEIEKLKQQIIILTQYEVKQKISIEDEHLPTLMDLFQQMRNLRLPSGRLLLRCDHKITYAKMIAKYFSHGEKHIPVETARNYFVEKEGDIPSKGTVIYPDRQLFKIIDVK, encoded by the coding sequence ATGAAAGCTGACTTTTTTAAAGCACGTAAACTGTTTGATTTTTTTCCTCATCCTTACGACATCGGCAATCTTTTCGGTCCCTGGAGGCGAAACGCCGATAGCCACTTCCTGTTAAAACTCTATAAATTGGACGCGGAAGAATATCCGGACTATTATGTACATCACCTCAGCCATACATTAGAAAATAACATTGCCCCAGAAAAGGAATTTTACAGACAGTTGTGGGATCTCTTAGAAAATAGAATCGGCCATTTTAAGAACAAGAATCCTCATAGCAGTAACCATGACCGAGATCTGGATAGAATTGAAAAATTAAAACAATTTCAAAAGTTTCTTCTGGGAATCGATAGATGGAATGCTAGACCGGCACCACTTGTAATTGAAGAAAAAGACAAGGTCATCCAGCAATATATTAATGAGATTGAGAAATTAAAGCAACAGATAATTATATTGACGCAATACGAAGTGAAGCAAAAAATTAGTATTGAAGATGAGCATCTGCCAACTTTGATGGATCTTTTTCAGCAGATGCGCAATCTAAGGCTGCCATCTGGTAGGCTTCTGCTTAGGTGCGACCACAAGATAACCTACGCAAAAATGATTGCCAAATACTTTAGCCACGGCGAAAAGCATATTCCGGTAGAAACTGCCAGAAACTATTTCGTCGAAAAAGAGGGAGACATCCCATCGAAAGGAACTGTCATTTACCCAGATCGACAGCTATTTAAGATAATCGATGTAAAATAA
- a CDS encoding hypothetical protein (product_source=Hypo-rule applied; cath_funfam=2.10.80.10; superfamily=52413) has translation MKYLIVENTEQQHNAVLYDIVDFLWDNGNEVHISSNYGEAEFQQIIQSCDCIVLLQCQETCFDKAREAFQKNLASEKSILKKTFLFFSENGIYTNMIPFPYKIFDIKQLNKNELFGFFFWFKKLNS, from the coding sequence ATGAAATACCTTATCGTCGAAAACACGGAACAGCAACATAATGCAGTTTTGTATGACATAGTTGACTTTCTCTGGGACAATGGTAATGAGGTGCATATCAGCAGTAATTACGGCGAAGCTGAGTTTCAACAAATCATACAAAGTTGCGATTGCATCGTTTTACTGCAATGTCAGGAGACATGCTTCGATAAAGCACGAGAAGCATTTCAAAAAAACCTTGCTTCAGAAAAATCCATTCTGAAAAAAACTTTTCTATTTTTTTCAGAAAATGGAATTTATACTAATATGATACCCTTTCCCTATAAGATTTTTGACATTAAACAATTAAATAAAAATGAATTATTCGGATTTTTTTTCTGGTTCAAAAAATTAAATAGTTAA
- a CDS encoding hypothetical protein (product_source=Hypo-rule applied; pfam=PF14358; superfamily=51391; transmembrane_helix_parts=Inside_1_6,TMhelix_7_29,Outside_30_38,TMhelix_39_61,Inside_62_67,TMhelix_68_87,Outside_88_158), giving the protein MKLDRKYVTPFISLLFIVLAITGIFMLFHLFDGYTEVAHELIGIGFVLAAILHIILNWNGLKVHFMKQVFMPAAIAITVLTLTFVYLERKQLPLDIVIVDKIFKAPLKESCKILNIDYSIAIKKLKKKGYIISNIKTLEDVWKKNDTDPQEVIELLMD; this is encoded by the coding sequence ATGAAACTAGACAGAAAATATGTAACACCATTCATCTCTTTGCTATTTATAGTCTTGGCTATTACAGGGATTTTTATGCTATTTCATCTGTTTGATGGATATACTGAAGTTGCACATGAATTAATTGGAATTGGATTCGTACTTGCCGCAATCTTACACATTATACTAAATTGGAATGGCTTAAAAGTTCATTTTATGAAACAAGTATTTATGCCAGCAGCTATAGCTATAACAGTGCTAACCTTAACTTTTGTTTATTTAGAACGAAAGCAACTTCCATTAGATATTGTTATTGTCGACAAAATATTTAAAGCTCCTTTAAAAGAATCATGCAAAATTCTGAACATAGACTATTCAATAGCAATCAAAAAGTTAAAAAAAAAGGGGTATATAATAAGCAACATAAAAACACTTGAGGATGTTTGGAAAAAAAATGATACAGATCCACAGGAAGTTATCGAATTATTAATGGATTGA
- a CDS encoding polyisoprenoid-binding protein YceI (product_source=COG2353; cath_funfam=2.40.128.110; cog=COG2353; pfam=PF04264; superfamily=101874; transmembrane_helix_parts=Inside_1_6,TMhelix_7_29,Outside_30_218) translates to MKREINFMLLLGVLGLANIGFNIFTNWNIKQDNHSIEIIGTEIQEAFSCLKAKLNFDPAHPEQGNLSAPIDARSLSTDFFPKTRHALSKEALDVEKYPTIVFRSDAITKNGDLHEASGKLTVNDVTKRIIISFAFNGTDISRAFKGSFKIRPKEYHLTCKKTPEKIPLELLILEPVLNPHMFSNDLAELATMNGFLDNTDRGRHLSEIQRKLYRSRDY, encoded by the coding sequence ATGAAAAGGGAAATCAACTTCATGCTGCTGTTGGGCGTTTTAGGATTGGCTAATATCGGCTTTAACATCTTCACGAACTGGAACATAAAACAAGATAATCATTCCATTGAAATAATAGGCACTGAAATCCAGGAAGCTTTTTCCTGCTTAAAAGCTAAGCTAAATTTCGATCCGGCACATCCTGAGCAAGGTAACTTATCTGCACCTATTGATGCGCGTAGCTTAAGTACGGATTTTTTTCCAAAAACCAGGCACGCCCTTTCAAAGGAAGCGTTGGATGTCGAAAAATATCCTACGATCGTTTTCCGATCGGATGCCATTACCAAAAACGGTGATCTGCACGAAGCTAGTGGTAAACTGACTGTAAACGATGTAACTAAAAGAATCATCATATCCTTCGCTTTCAATGGAACCGATATATCCCGCGCCTTTAAAGGGAGTTTTAAGATCCGTCCCAAAGAATATCATCTGACATGTAAAAAAACGCCTGAAAAAATCCCGCTAGAACTCTTAATACTCGAACCCGTACTGAATCCCCACATGTTTTCGAATGATCTGGCTGAATTAGCAACGATGAATGGTTTTTTAGATAACACTGATCGTGGACGGCATTTAAGCGAAATACAAAGGAAGTTGTACAGATCAAGAGATTACTGA
- a CDS encoding hypothetical protein (product_source=Hypo-rule applied; pfam=PF14054), translating into MKKLFYLTCLIMLFTSCEKEVTLDLANKSGTLVIEGNITDQPGPYYVDITRSVPFTNTNQYPPVTDAFITITDMQGQTDTLQHIGEGRYQTGNLHSVPGHTYNLLVKTADISFTAQSKMPAAVDLESLQQDPVQMGSDTSYNVLPIFTDPAPLGNRYFFILTVNGHTKKVLQTISDNVNNGLVNQRSIITSREEDDEIKVGDRVNVEMQCVDERMYNYYTALIQITADRGPGGSVTPANPPSNISSGALGYFSAHTTRSSSIEIR; encoded by the coding sequence ATGAAAAAGCTATTTTATTTGACTTGTTTAATTATGCTGTTCACCAGTTGTGAAAAGGAAGTCACTCTCGACCTTGCTAACAAAAGTGGTACGTTAGTAATCGAAGGAAACATTACCGATCAACCAGGACCCTACTATGTGGACATTACCAGATCTGTTCCGTTTACAAATACTAATCAATACCCTCCTGTTACAGATGCTTTCATTACCATCACCGATATGCAGGGACAAACTGATACTTTGCAGCACATAGGTGAAGGGCGTTATCAGACCGGTAATCTGCATTCTGTTCCGGGCCACACTTATAATCTGCTTGTGAAGACAGCAGATATCAGTTTTACAGCACAGAGTAAAATGCCCGCAGCGGTTGATTTGGAGAGTCTGCAGCAGGACCCGGTTCAAATGGGTAGCGATACCTCCTATAATGTTCTGCCAATTTTTACCGACCCCGCTCCTTTAGGCAATCGGTATTTTTTTATCCTGACCGTCAACGGGCACACAAAAAAAGTCTTGCAGACCATTTCCGACAACGTCAATAACGGATTGGTTAACCAAAGAAGCATAATTACTTCAAGGGAAGAGGATGATGAAATCAAGGTTGGAGATCGCGTTAATGTGGAAATGCAGTGTGTTGATGAGCGGATGTACAACTATTATACTGCCCTGATTCAAATCACAGCTGATCGTGGTCCAGGTGGCAGCGTTACTCCAGCTAATCCACCTAGTAATATTAGCTCTGGAGCGCTAGGATATTTTTCTGCGCACACGACCAGATCGAGCAGCATCGAAATACGATAG
- a CDS encoding hypothetical protein (product_source=Hypo-rule applied; cath_funfam=2.170.130.10,2.60.40.1120; cleavage_site_network=SignalP-noTM; pfam=PF07715,PF13715; superfamily=49464,56935): MLKNLINYLLVTTLLCISSNSIAQQKHTVSGTIKDRKNGELMIGVTVRIEGNLSVGTASNEYGFYSLSLPKGNYTLIISYIGYDEQRRQVQLEKNARIEWLLEQATEGKNNLQEVVVSSAKKDRNLSNAQMGMETLDIKQIEKLPVLFGEKDVMKTLQLLPGIKSSGEGNSGFSVRGGATDQNLILLDEAPVYNASHLLGFFSTFNSDALKDASIIKGNSPAQYGGRLSSVMDIKMKDGNNQDYNVTGGIGLISGRLSVEGPIQKDKSSFIVSGRRTYADLLLRSSEDFKDSKLYFYDLNVKANYEINQNNRIYLSGYFGRDVLGFGDTFGTNWGNTTATFRWNSVINSQLFANTSIIYSNYDYKLNFRSSGNDFGLNSQIKDWNLKEDFSWFASTKHTVRFGLQSIYHTIAPSRVSGTSVSSYPKSTRYSWENALYINDEYKATDRLTINYGLRLAAFTVMGGDTYNIYNNGVLTDSLTLAKGKLGKTYVNPEPRITANYRIDDVSSVKAGYSRNTQNLHLLSNSSGGRPTDQWIGSSYTVKPEIADQVSIGYGRNFHENSYEVNVEGYYKQMKNQIDYRNGADITFDAAKDIESELLFGKGRAYGFELIAKKKSGDLTGWISYTLSKTERKIDGINNNNWYNASLDKTHDLSVVASYQLTPRWSLSGLFQYSTGNAVTFPTGKYELNDQTVFQYSERNADRMPAYHRLDLSATYESKKKKRFQSSWTFGLYNVYGRQNAYTFSFEDNPNNPGTTRVMQTSLFRWVPNITYNFKF; encoded by the coding sequence ATGCTAAAAAATTTGATTAATTATTTGCTAGTGACAACGCTGTTATGTATAAGCAGCAATAGCATAGCACAACAAAAACATACCGTAAGCGGCACCATAAAAGACCGCAAAAACGGTGAATTGATGATTGGTGTGACGGTTAGAATCGAGGGAAACCTTTCGGTTGGAACAGCCAGCAATGAATATGGGTTTTATTCCCTGTCTTTACCCAAGGGGAACTACACTTTGATTATCAGCTATATCGGCTATGATGAACAGCGTCGGCAAGTTCAATTGGAAAAGAACGCCAGGATAGAGTGGCTACTCGAACAGGCCACGGAAGGCAAAAATAATTTACAGGAAGTTGTGGTTTCAAGCGCAAAAAAGGATAGAAATCTTTCGAACGCTCAAATGGGCATGGAAACGCTTGACATTAAGCAGATAGAAAAACTTCCTGTGCTGTTCGGTGAAAAAGATGTCATGAAGACCCTTCAACTTTTACCGGGCATCAAAAGCAGCGGGGAAGGAAATAGTGGGTTTAGTGTGAGGGGAGGTGCCACTGATCAAAATCTGATTCTGCTTGACGAAGCTCCAGTTTATAATGCATCGCACCTGCTCGGTTTCTTCAGTACCTTCAATAGCGATGCGCTGAAAGATGCGAGTATAATCAAAGGGAATAGCCCGGCCCAATACGGTGGACGACTTTCCTCAGTGATGGATATTAAAATGAAGGATGGCAATAACCAGGATTATAATGTGACCGGCGGCATCGGTTTGATCAGTGGCAGGCTAAGTGTGGAAGGGCCAATCCAAAAAGATAAATCATCCTTTATAGTCTCCGGAAGAAGGACTTACGCAGATCTGCTCTTGAGGAGTTCTGAAGACTTTAAAGATAGTAAGCTTTATTTCTATGACCTGAACGTTAAAGCTAATTATGAAATAAATCAAAACAACCGTATTTATCTTTCAGGATATTTCGGCCGTGATGTTCTTGGATTTGGCGATACTTTCGGAACCAACTGGGGAAACACTACTGCGACCTTCAGGTGGAATAGCGTAATTAATAGCCAGTTGTTCGCAAACACTTCAATAATTTACAGCAATTACGATTACAAGCTGAACTTTAGGAGCAGCGGGAATGATTTCGGCCTTAATTCGCAGATTAAGGACTGGAATTTGAAAGAAGACTTCTCCTGGTTTGCAAGCACCAAACACACCGTGCGTTTTGGCCTCCAATCCATTTATCACACCATTGCACCAAGCAGGGTTTCGGGCACAAGCGTGAGCAGTTATCCTAAAAGCACACGGTATTCCTGGGAAAATGCGCTTTATATAAATGATGAATATAAAGCCACCGATAGGTTAACCATTAATTACGGCCTTCGACTTGCTGCGTTTACGGTCATGGGAGGAGATACATATAATATCTATAACAATGGCGTGCTCACTGACAGCCTGACCCTCGCTAAGGGCAAATTAGGAAAAACATATGTGAACCCTGAACCGCGAATTACGGCAAATTACCGGATCGATGATGTCAGCAGCGTAAAAGCGGGCTATTCCCGCAATACACAGAATCTTCATCTTTTAAGCAACAGTAGCGGCGGCAGACCTACCGATCAGTGGATCGGTAGCAGTTATACCGTAAAGCCAGAAATTGCCGACCAGGTTAGTATTGGCTACGGCAGAAATTTCCATGAGAACAGTTATGAAGTGAACGTTGAAGGGTATTATAAGCAAATGAAAAACCAGATCGATTACAGAAATGGTGCTGATATTACCTTCGATGCTGCTAAGGATATAGAAAGCGAACTGCTCTTTGGTAAAGGCCGGGCCTATGGATTTGAACTGATCGCTAAAAAGAAGAGTGGAGACCTCACCGGGTGGATTTCTTATACCTTATCAAAAACCGAGCGCAAAATAGACGGCATCAACAATAATAACTGGTACAATGCAAGCCTTGACAAAACCCATGATTTGTCTGTTGTTGCAAGCTATCAACTGACTCCCCGGTGGTCATTATCCGGGTTGTTTCAATACAGTACCGGAAACGCTGTGACATTTCCGACGGGAAAATATGAGTTGAACGATCAGACGGTATTCCAGTATAGTGAACGCAATGCAGACCGCATGCCAGCATATCATCGCCTGGATTTGAGTGCCACTTACGAATCTAAAAAGAAAAAACGCTTCCAAAGCTCCTGGACATTCGGCCTGTACAATGTCTATGGCCGTCAGAACGCCTATACCTTTTCTTTTGAAGACAATCCAAACAATCCCGGCACCACTCGCGTGATGCAAACCTCACTTTTCCGTTGGGTTCCCAACATTACCTATAATTTCAAATTCTAA
- a CDS encoding flavin reductase (DIM6/NTAB) family NADH-FMN oxidoreductase RutF (product_source=COG1853; cog=COG1853; pfam=PF01243; superfamily=50475), with the protein MREPGNKKGNTSDPLRDFFNNHHDKLVCTANKHGVPNVSIMGTPRIMESGDIVFHISDPISETMDNMRENKEVVFMAYVPGERARDYHGVRIHTEVTEIISSGEKFELIKEKIGERLGKDKADELLASITCRVKKVRPVVDRGQRWNEPPM; encoded by the coding sequence ATGCGAGAACCTGGTAATAAAAAGGGAAACACCTCAGATCCCCTCCGTGATTTTTTTAACAATCATCATGATAAGCTGGTATGTACAGCCAATAAACACGGAGTGCCTAATGTTTCAATTATGGGCACGCCGAGAATTATGGAAAGTGGAGATATCGTATTCCATATTAGTGATCCTATTTCGGAGACGATGGATAACATGAGGGAAAATAAGGAAGTCGTGTTTATGGCCTACGTACCTGGCGAAAGGGCAAGGGATTATCACGGTGTAAGAATCCACACAGAAGTTACCGAGATCATTAGCTCAGGAGAAAAGTTCGAGCTTATCAAAGAAAAAATCGGCGAACGGCTTGGTAAGGATAAAGCCGACGAGCTACTCGCCTCAATCACCTGTCGTGTAAAGAAAGTTCGACCTGTGGTTGATAGGGGTCAACGATGGAACGAACCACCTATGTAA
- a CDS encoding AcrR family transcriptional regulator (product_source=COG1309; cath_funfam=1.20.1050.10; cog=COG1309; pfam=PF00440,PF16859; superfamily=46689,48498) gives MQIVSNLFLNLFEIYIMDEQKSNRRRGDELMESLFDATFKLMNEVKHTNLTFGQIAEAAKTSRSVLYRRWPTTFDLLQDIYTYKAKKLFDGEFLYKLEDTGSLRGDLNQLLTICQSVYDEVGSEVIINYYYIRLQDKDNTREPQVHTKAVNKFVEAMKTILENAKSRGENIKVTSGVTLMLPFDLIRIENLVRMQGIDSKRLETLVDEILLPVFKE, from the coding sequence ATGCAAATTGTATCTAATTTATTTTTAAATTTGTTTGAAATTTATATTATGGATGAACAAAAAAGCAATAGAAGGCGCGGGGATGAGCTGATGGAAAGCTTGTTTGATGCTACTTTCAAACTGATGAATGAGGTTAAGCATACCAATCTGACTTTTGGACAAATAGCGGAAGCTGCAAAAACTAGCCGGAGCGTTTTATACCGGCGGTGGCCCACAACATTTGATTTGTTACAGGATATTTATACTTACAAGGCCAAAAAACTTTTTGACGGGGAGTTCCTTTACAAGCTGGAAGATACAGGAAGTTTGCGTGGAGATTTAAACCAGTTGCTTACCATTTGCCAAAGTGTTTATGATGAAGTCGGTTCGGAAGTTATAATTAACTATTATTATATCAGACTGCAGGACAAAGACAATACCAGAGAACCACAAGTCCATACTAAAGCTGTTAATAAATTTGTCGAAGCAATGAAAACGATTTTAGAAAATGCTAAATCAAGAGGTGAAAATATTAAGGTCACCAGCGGAGTCACATTAATGCTGCCTTTTGATTTGATCCGTATTGAAAATTTAGTGCGGATGCAGGGCATTGACAGTAAACGTCTTGAAACACTTGTAGACGAAATATTGCTACCTGTTTTTAAAGAATGA
- a CDS encoding DNA-binding HxlR family transcriptional regulator (product_source=COG1733; cath_funfam=1.10.10.10; cog=COG1733; pfam=PF01638; superfamily=46785) → MYERKIPKNLDCGMGMTMEIIGGKWKPCLILNIHNGAKRPSELQRLNPLASRRVLTVQLKELEEHGIINRVVYPVLPPKVEYFLTDLGKSLLPMILLMDEWGAQYMSKPEELPKLKKVI, encoded by the coding sequence ATGTACGAGCGAAAAATCCCAAAGAACCTGGACTGCGGAATGGGTATGACTATGGAAATTATTGGGGGAAAATGGAAACCCTGTCTAATCCTTAACATACACAATGGCGCCAAAAGGCCGAGTGAGCTTCAGCGGCTCAATCCACTCGCAAGTCGGAGGGTTCTTACTGTACAATTGAAAGAATTAGAAGAACACGGTATAATCAACCGAGTAGTGTACCCGGTTCTGCCACCAAAAGTGGAATACTTCCTTACAGATCTTGGTAAGTCACTGCTTCCAATGATATTATTAATGGATGAGTGGGGTGCACAATATATGTCAAAGCCGGAGGAGTTGCCTAAGCTCAAAAAAGTTATTTAG
- a CDS encoding glyoxylase-like metal-dependent hydrolase (beta-lactamase superfamily II) (product_source=COG0491; cath_funfam=3.60.15.10; cleavage_site_network=SignalP-noTM; cog=COG0491; pfam=PF00753; smart=SM00849; superfamily=56281) — MHHDSKKLLFQKLLTIALLSGSFITSFAQGTPKLLKQPGYYHMEIGDIDIIALSDGTIPQDLPRLLTNIKPGQVEKLTGLNFQEPIVEASVNAYLFELAGKLILVDAGTSELYGPSLGHLPASLARAGYKTEDVDAVLITHIHTDHTGGLMDGDRRVFPNATVYVSKQEYDFWLTPENYTKASKEMKPYFEQAILKMMPYVKAGKVKTFTYGNEIFPGVLPVASPGHTPGHSFYQVSSKGEKIMFWGDILHSAAVQFSDPDVTIVYDVDPKAAARARKQAFSEAANGKYWIAADHLSFPGIGHIRKAGKGYSWFPVNYTSTGVGQ, encoded by the coding sequence ATGCACCACGATTCTAAAAAACTATTATTTCAAAAACTATTAACGATTGCCTTGTTATCAGGTTCGTTTATTACATCCTTTGCCCAGGGTACACCAAAATTGTTGAAACAGCCTGGCTATTACCACATGGAAATTGGCGATATCGATATCATTGCATTATCTGATGGAACGATTCCCCAGGATCTGCCCAGGTTACTTACCAACATCAAACCAGGACAGGTAGAAAAGCTAACAGGTCTTAATTTTCAGGAACCTATTGTTGAAGCGTCTGTAAACGCTTATCTCTTTGAGTTGGCCGGCAAGCTGATTTTGGTAGATGCGGGAACTTCGGAATTATACGGCCCTTCGTTAGGTCACCTTCCAGCCAGTTTAGCAAGAGCAGGTTATAAAACTGAGGATGTTGATGCAGTTTTAATTACACACATCCATACCGATCATACCGGTGGATTGATGGATGGGGATCGCAGAGTATTTCCTAATGCGACAGTATATGTGAGCAAACAGGAATATGATTTCTGGCTCACCCCAGAGAATTATACCAAAGCTTCTAAGGAAATGAAGCCTTACTTCGAACAGGCAATACTGAAGATGATGCCCTACGTTAAGGCGGGTAAAGTGAAGACTTTTACCTACGGCAACGAGATCTTTCCAGGAGTACTTCCGGTAGCAAGTCCCGGACATACGCCCGGACATAGCTTCTACCAGGTAAGTAGTAAGGGTGAAAAGATTATGTTCTGGGGAGATATCCTGCACTCTGCGGCAGTCCAGTTTTCAGATCCCGATGTTACGATTGTCTATGACGTTGATCCCAAAGCCGCTGCCAGGGCTCGAAAGCAAGCCTTTTCTGAAGCTGCAAATGGAAAATACTGGATTGCCGCAGATCATCTTTCGTTTCCCGGGATAGGACATATCCGTAAGGCTGGAAAAGGCTATTCCTGGTTTCCTGTGAATTATACCAGTACCGGTGTAGGCCAATAA